CTTCAGAGTGTGTCTCCATCTACGACTGTCCGGGAGCTTGCGATCCTTAGCCACGTCCTCGAAGTCGCCATCCGCGATTGGGGTTTGCCAATCGCAAAGAACGTCGTGAAGTTGGTTCGCCGTCCGGTCATCCGCAATGAACGGAGCCGTCGCCTTGCACCCGACGAAGAGCAGCGGCTGCTGAACGCTTGCGACGTCGGAAAAATACCTTTCCTCCGCGCACCGTTGGTCGTTGCAATCGAAACCGGGATGCGCCGTGGTGAACTTCTAGGATTGAAGTGGACAGATTTTTCGCACAATCGCCGTGTGCTCTCGCTCGCCCTTACCAAAAATGGTTCCGGTCGTGACGTTCCTCTGTCACAGCGGGCATTCGATATGCTGCTAGCGTGGAAGGAACATCCGGCGGTGGACCAGTCTATGATTTTCCCGATGCGTGCTGGGACGCTGGAACAGGCATGGCGAAGGTTGCTGGTGCGTGCTGGGATAAATGGATTACGCTTTCATGATCTCCGGCATGAAGGTGTTAGCCGGCTGTTCGAGCGCGGTTTGAACGTGATCGAAGTCAGCAGCATCAGCGGTCATAGGGAGATACGTATGTTGAAAAGATACACGCACCTCGCCGCTGACGATCTCGTGGCACGCCTTGGGTAGGTGATCCACGAACTGTTTGCACTATTGCTCTGCGCCGGAGGACATCGAAGTCCTAGAAAAATTCGCTATAGCCGTAGGGGATGCCTTGGGTTGCCACCGAGTTTCAGAAGCCAAACCACCTCTCCCGCGAGCAGACGGATATTTACATTCCGACAAATAAGTGGCGTCGGCCACACTGGAACAGCTGTAATCCGAGCGGAATAGCAAGCGGGGCTGGCAATGGGCTTCTTATGAGCAATAAGAAACTCGTTTCCGCTATCTTTGCGTTAAGTTGTCGCGAAACTAGTAATTTCACGTTTTTTCGTTCATTTTTGGCGTGTTGAGGTTCGGTAACTATTGAACGTTTGATGAGAACGCTTTTTTCGTTTTGTGTGGTGAAGCAAAAAGACACCGGTCGCCACCTGAAGATTTAATGGGCGCATCTACCGTGGTGTTTATGATAGGTATGCAAGTGGAGTAGTAGCCTAAAACAGCATGACCTTAGAGTTTCTGAAAACAACCTTCTATATAGCCTACTAAATAACTGCGGAATAGAGCTATCCCCCTCCCTTAAGACTGAAGCATAAAGCTCTGGCAACAGCCAAAGTCAAAACATTGATATGTCTAGACCGTCTCAAGGGAGGGAGGATACTATGTAAATCTGCGTCTACAGAGAGCTAAAGCAAATAGCGTTAATCTACGCGGAAGGCGGATGCCGTTTTCCTTCCATAATGCCGTATCCGAGATACCTTCGTATCTCCATCGGTTAGTCGCAGCACGGAGTGCCGAGACCGCATTCCCTGCAAGCATACGTCTCAACCTGTAGGGAATTTCGGGATGTGGTCCACGCCGTAAAGGCGACCACACAGAGCCCGAATCTTTCGGTGTCCATTCGTGCAAACGCACAGGCGACGAAGCACATAGGCTGTCCATGATCTTAGTCACGGGGTCGCGCTACGCCCTTCTTTCCCTTCATGTCCCGAACCATGGCGTTGCCACCTCAACAAAGGATGGCTTGGACGCTTGCAATGTGACTTCGGGGATCGGACCCGGAGCCTTCGAGAAAATCATCTTTGGGTGATTACTCCCTAAGAAGATCGAACAAAGTTCAACTGGAGATAATATAGCATTTTATTGGGGGATTACGAAAAAATTTTACGAATTTTCGTGAATTCTCTATAAATTTTCGCCCGTGCAATAGCGCCTCATAGAGAGTCGCACGCGCGCGTCTGCTATATGCCAGTGGAATTACAGTGAACATCGAAAATCGTAGCCAGTGCGCCTCTCTGTGTCAGTGTGATTGTTTCAAGCACCAAGTATCGACAGCGTAAATTCAATCAAATCCAGACTATCCCAACCACGGCCGTTCTGGGTCCTGAGGCTTGCTCGTGAACTCGCCTCCAGCCTTCCATTCAAAGTTTTCTGTCTGTGAAGGCTTTTTCGGCTTGACCGATGGGTCTGCTCTTTTGGCGCGATTAGTCCGTTTGACTTGTTCGACCGGAGACAGGCCAGCAACGACTATGAGCGCTACAAAACTGAAGCAGAAACCCAAAACAAACCAACCAAGCGCATTACGATTTTTATTCGCAGCAACGATTGCGCTGCCGCCGCCAAAAACACACCCCGACACAATCAGCAAAAATAAAAACATTGCTATTTCCCCTTCAGCCGAACGACCCGAGGGAACGAAAGGGAACCTTTGTCCGATAGAGGTCAGGTGTAACTGCTTATCTGGAAGCATCCTGTAGTTTCAAGGGCTTCCGGAGAAGCTCCATTTAATGACCGACAGAGCGAAAAGGTTCCTTTATGTCAATCGCTTAGCAAGAAAACGGCGTGTGAAGGTGATGAACATGAAGCTGGTCGGTTATGCCCGTGTATCAACGGTCGAACAGAACGTCGGACTGCAGATCGCCGCGTTGGAGGCGGCAGGATGCTCGGAAATCTGCACCGATCACGGACTATCCGGTGCCGACTTCCAGCGTCCTGGTCTTCTCAAGGCTCTCAAGAAACTAAAGCGGGGTGACATGCTCATCGTTTGGCGGCTCGACAGGCTTGGAAGATCTCTTGTCGACCTGATTCAGACCGTGAACGGTCTATCGAAGAGGGGCTGTGACTTCCGGTCTTTGACTGAGAGTATCGACACATCATCATCGGGCGGACGGCTGGTTTTTCACATGATGGCAGCAATGGCAGAATTTGAACGAGCGATCATAAGCGAGCGAACCAAGGCAGGAATGGAAGCTGCGAGAGCGCGAGGATCGCGGATTGGACGCCGTCGCTCGATGACACCAGAGCAGACCGAAGCTGCGCGCTTGGCAATCGAGATCGACCTGGAGCCTGTCGCGGAGGTCGCGGCGAACTACGGCGTTCATCCAAAAACGCTGGCACGGCTCCTTCGATCAGAGAGGGTGTTAACGGTATGCGTTTGACTGCTTTGTTGGGTCGGATGCAACTACGGTATTAATTCTTAAACCAATTGGTGTGAATGGAGTTTGTCACATCAGGTAGGGAACATGGAAAATTTCACGTCAATTCAACTCGCAACTGGAGTCAACATCAAATTCAGTTTTGCTCAAACGCTGTTTGCCGTAGCTATGTTGGGCTCTGTATTGGTAGTCATCGGAGGCACACTGTGGTCGCTTTTCGGAAAAAGTATCGAATCAAGGAGGCGGCTTGCGCGGACCGGCGAGTTTATTCACAAAATCCTGTGCTTCTTCTATGGGCCCGTAGTCATCGTTTGCCTCATTTCCGCTGATTGGATACTATTTGCATCATCAGCTTTTTTTATGGCGTGCCACTGGGTTGCGGCGAAAGTTGCCGCCAGCGGCAACGGTTCCCTCTTTTCCAAGCTGAAGTATCGCAAAGTGCTTTAATCGGATTCCAAAAACTGGACGTTTCAGGGAAAAACAGCGCAGGTTGGTTCCCTGTCCTCGTTGATATGTAGTTCTACCGTGGAAATCGGGGCTGAAGAGGCCGTGGTCCATCTCTTCGTGAAGAAGCATTAAATTCAGCATTCAGAACAGAGGCTGCCACCCTGGTTCGAAGCTGTGAACTTCTGGCTGGTCGGTGATCGGCGCGTAAACGTAAACGCGCTGGAGCCACTCACGGACGTATGCCGCCCATTTCCGCTGCCGACATCGATGAATGGCTCGGAGCCAGCCGGTGACCATCCTCGAGTCAAAGAACGCATACTGCCAATTAGACTGACAGTTCCACCTTCTCCCACCCCAGCATATGCTCGTTCTTGTCGAGCCAGGCCTTGCGCTCCTGCCAGTCCGGCAGAACTCGCCCGACGAGATCCCAAAACTCCGGCTCGTGGTTGCGGTGCTTCAGATGGCACATTTCGTGAACCACGGCATATTCCAGCACGGGCTTCGGCGCGAAGATCAGGTGCCAGTTAAGGTTGATCTGTCGGTCCTGGCCGCAGCTGCCCCACATGTGTTTCTGGTCCTTGATCTGGACCCCACGCGGCTTCAAGCGATGACGTTCGCCGTGTCGGCGGACGAAGTCGCGGGCGTCGTCGCGCACACGGCGCTTCAGCCAAAGCCGGAGGGCGCTCTCGATGATGGCGTCGGACGACTCGGAAGGCAGGTCGGCGGGCTTGCGGATCTGAAAACCATTCCGGAAGCTAACCTCTACCAAAGAACCGCCGAACGGTTCGATTGTCAGCTTCGTCATCCGTCCTCGATACGGAATCTTGGCGCCGGTGACGAACTGGTAGACACGCGTCTGGGCCTTGGCGCGTTCCGCCATGTGCTGCACAGTCTCTATGATCCACGCGCGTCGGCGGTCCAGCACGGCACTGATCTGTTCTTCGGTGGCGCTGTCAGGCACCAGGAGCTCGAAGGATTTCGGCGTGACGCTAAGGCTCGCCTTTCGGGCCCTGGGCGATCGTCGCAGGGTGTATTCGATCTCTTGGCTACCGATGCGATAGAGGGCCATATCACTGCCCCACGAAATGCTTGAGTGCGTAGGCCTCGACCTCTTCAGGGATTTGGCGGAACTGGGTCAGGCCAGCCTCATGCGCCATGAAGCGAACCTGCTGACGCAGACTCTTGCGCAGGCCATCCTTTTCCCACCAGCCTGCCGGTGCCGTCACCGGGTCGGTGTAGAGACCTTCCAGCCGGATCGCCAGATTCTCGCCGTCGGGTCCTGAGGTGAAGCCGTTTAGGATCTGTAGGATTCCATAGGCGCCGGGGGATAGGCCCGCTTCGACATGGGCGGCATCCTCGGCCGTGATGTCTTTCGCCAGCTCTTCCGCAGCCTTCAGCTTTTCGCCCCAAGAGAGCTGCGCGCTTTCGAGCTTTTCCAGAAGCTGGCGAAGGCGCTCGGAGAACTTGCTATATTGATGCGGGCTGTCGTCGATGCGCTCGGTAACGGTCTTGCGCAGCTCCGTCGTCTTGCGGATCGCCGCTGTCATCAGGTCTTCCTCGGTCTTGGCCTCGGGATCGAAATCCTCCCAGAACTCCGGGTCCGTAATGTGGCGCAGCTTGACCGTGACGTTCAGGCCCGTCGCCTCCAGATGCTTCTCCAACATCTCACGGATCTTTTCGCTGTAGTTCATCTGATCGAAGGCCTGACGCTTTTCGAAATGCTGTGTGCCATAGAGCAGGAAGTTGGCGACCCACTTTAGATCGGCGGTGAACTCCAGAACGCTTGGGTCCGGGCTCAGCGTTTCATAGAGCGCGATGAAGGTGCGGGCTTTCGCCTTAAAGTCGAACCATTTGTCTTCGCTGCCGAGCAGCTTCACGAAGGCATCGTATTCCGCCTTCAGCCTGTCCTTATCGCTCGCCTTGCACTTCAACGGCTTTATCAGCGCAGCAACGGCGGAGTGCGCTGCCCGCAGCTGATTGCGCAGGTCGTCCAGGTCGCGCATGGCGTTCTTGACGTCATCGGCGCGATAGGAGGACAGTGCCTCCTCCAGATGGCCGGACACGCCGATGTAATCTACGATCAGCCCATTGCGCTTCTTTGCGTCGGATACGCGGTTGGTGCGGGCGATCGCCTGCAGCAGCCCGTGTTCCTTCAGCGGCTTGTCGAGATACATCACGCTTTCGATCGGGCAATCGAAGCCGGTCAGAAGCTTGTCGCAGACGATCAGGAACTGCGGGTCGTCGCCTTTACGGCCAAAAGCTTTCTTCGCCAGCTTTTCCGCCTCGGCATCCAGATAATGCGCTTTCAGCTCGGTGCGGATCGCCTGCCTGTGGGCATCCTCGCTCGGCTTGCCGTCTTCCTGGTTGACGGAGTAGACGCAGGCCGACATGGCATCTGCGCGGGCCAGCGCCTCGGCGGGCTCCATGCCGTCGGCCTTCAGGTCCTCGGCAATGACCTTGGTCAGCGCCTGCTTGTAGAGGATCACCGCCTCACGATCGATGGCGACGATCTGCGCCTTGAAGCCATCAGGCTGGGCATATTGCTTGAAATGCGTCCAGATGTCGTAGGCGATCAGTTCGATGCGGCGCGGATGCTTGACCAGATCCTCGATCTGCACCCCGCGCTTCTTGATCTCGTTGAGTTTGTCGTCGTCCAGTTCGGCAAACCAGGTGTCGAACAGGATGTCGATCTTGGCCTCGTCGATATGCCAGTCGGTCTTGCGCCCGGTATAGTAGATCGGCACGGTCGCGCCATCGGCCACGGCGTCGTCAATGCCGTATTTGTCGAGATAGCCTTCGCCTGGCACCCCGAAGTTTTCGTAAGTGTTCTTGTCGTCCTTCTTCACCGGCGTGCCGGTGAAACCGAAGAAGCGGGCGTTCGGCAGTGTGGCGCGCAAGTATGCGCCGAGATCCTTTTCCTGGGTCCGGTGAGCCTCGTCCACCATCACGATCCAGTTTTCAGAATTAGCGATCGCCTCCTTCGAGCCCTGGAACTTGAAGATTGTGGAAAGCGTCGTGTGCCCGTCCTTGCCGCTCCGGATCAGCGCGTGCAGATCCCTGATGCTCTCAATCGCCGTCGGGTTCGGCAGGTCGCAGGCGACGAAAGTTCCGCTGATCTGGCTGTGCAGGTCCACCCGGTCGGTCAGCACCAGAATGTTCGGATTGGTGAGCCGCTCGGATTGGATCGTCCGGTGCGTCTTCAGCTTCAGCGCGGCAAACACCATGGTCAGCGATTTGCCGCTGCCTTGGGTGTGCCAGATCAGCCCTTGACGGTGTTTGCCTTCGATCACGCGATCCACGATGCGGTTGACGGCGCGGAACTGCTGGTAGCGGCAGATCTTCTTGATCGTGCCGGTCTCTGTCTTTTCGAACACGACGTAGTGCGCGATCAGGTCGAGCAGCCGACTCGGCTCCAACAGGCACCAAAGACCCTTGGCGAGTGTATCGGGAAAATCACCCTCCACCTTCGGCCACGGGTCACGCCACTCGGCAAAGTATTTGGAGCCGGACCCGGTCGCGCCATAAAGCACCAGCGCACCGTCAGTGACGATATTGAAGACATTGGAGAAGAACAGACGCGGAATGTCCTGCTCATATTGCCTGATCTGCTCGAAGGCTTCGCCGGTCTTGTCCTTTACGTTCAGCGGGCTTTTTGCTTCGATCACGACCAGCGGAATACCGTTCACATATACAACGATATCCGGCTTGCGCGTGTTCTCCGCCTTCACCCTGAGCTGATGCGTGACGGTGAACTGGTTGTTGCCGGGGTCGAGAAAATCGATCACCCGCAGCGTCTGGCGCGTTTCCTGGCCGGTCACCTTGCGGGCATAGTCCCCGCGCAGCACCTTTAGCCAGGTCTCGTTGTCGCTGATCGCGGCAAGCTCGCCATAGGCGGCTTCGGTAGAGGCGCGGTCTATCCCGTTGATGCGCATCAGCGCCTCGATCAGATGCGGGCGGAACAGAACCTGATTTTCGCCCTCGCGCAGAGCGGCATGCTCCGCAGGCGCCACGAAGCCATAGCCCATGGCCTTTAGATGCTCAATCGTAGGGCGCTCGGCAAAATGCCATTCGGGGCCGTGGCTCATGGGCGTTACTCCGCTGCCATGGGCAGGGCGTCGGTCACACGCTTGCGACCGGTGAGGAGGTCGGACATCAGGGTGACTCTCATAGAAACCGCCGCACGCAACTGATCCTCTAGAGCGGCAATTGTGAGCTGTATGTCATTAATTTTATTCACAATGGTTTTCTGCTCTCCGATCGAGGGAACAGCAATCCGGATCTGAGAGAGAAGCCCCCGGTTGATCTTGACCATACTCGCACTTGTGCCCGCCGCTGCACGCTTGAAGTAACCAGTCGCCTGCAAATGACGGAGCCAAAGCGCACCAAAGTCAGCGTTGATCAGGCTCTCCCTGAAACGCAAGCAAATCATGAGGTCGGGAAAGAAGCAGTTGGATGGTTGCCCTTTGTAAATGCCGACCATTCCCACTCTATCCGGCGTGTTTGAGCGGCTGATCAACACGTCCCCATAGGATAGCCTCGCTGCACCCATCCTGGGATCGTCAAGTGGTGCAGGCTTGAGATTTTCGCCAGTTAGACCGTCATTCGAGAGACTTCCTAAGCTCAGTAGCCAGCCGCCGGTAGGCGACGGTGGACTGACAGGCGAGTATCCGTTTCGCACTGGTTCGCGAAGGGCGTCGAACAGATTTACGACCTCCCACCCCTCCGGGATCTCCCCGATCTCCGTCTGCTTGAAGCGCGTGTGACCAATACCCTTGGTAAGCAGCCGCTCCAGCGCGCCCTGCTTGACCTTTCTGGTCTGCTGGACCACTGCCCGCGTTGCCGCTATGGCTTCATCGACGCTGGACAGGATTTCGGCGATGCGGCGTTGTTCATGTAGCGGGGGTAGCGGGAACTCAAAGTCGAGCCAGTCGGTCGCGCGAAAGACCATCTTCTCGATAACAACGCCTACGCTGGCCAATTCGCAAGATTTGTGGAAAGCGTTCGCATGCGACAAATACCACAAGAATTTGTGATCAAGGTCTTTCTGGATTTCAAAAGCATAGTAGCTGCTGGAAGCAATAGCCTTGTTCAACTCGGGTGGCACAACGCCATAAGCGCGATGCAAAATCTGAACTTTGGACATAAGCCAATCGCCCGCATGAACCAGGAACTGTGCCTTCGTCTTGATGCACGCTCCTAATTGTCTTTCGCGAATTTCAATTCCGCCATGCCCTCGTCGGATGACGGGTTGTATATATTCGACATGGTCCTCCATCTCGATCGGTCGTCGCTTGATGTGAAGAACATCACCGAAACGGGCAAACCGCCAGCTGGACGGCAGCTCGCTCAGCCATTCACTTTTCAACTCTTCGATGACTTCCGGGCTAAGCGACATAGCCAAGCTCCCGCAGGAAGCCCATCATCCGCGCTTCTGCTGTATCCCGATCGGCCTGAAGTTCCACTAACCTTTCCACTTCCGTCGCGACATCCGCTTCCGCCGCCTGTTCGCTCAGATGCACATAGCGGCTGATATTGAGGTTGAAATCGTTCGCCTCGATCTCGCTCACCGGCACCACGCGTGCCAGCCGCTCGGCATCGACAAAATCGCTATAAGCATTTGCGAGCGTGGCGACATTGCCCTCCAACAGATGATTCTGTGCCTTTCCTTCGACAAAATGCTCGGCGCCGTTGATGATCAGGATCTGGCCCTTGCGGGCCGCACGCTTCCGTTTACGCAGGATCAGGATGCAGGCCGGAATGCCGGCGCCGTAGAACAGGTTAGGTGCCAGACCGACCACCGCCTCGATCAGATCATCCTTGATCAGCCCCTCGCGGATCTTACCCTCCGCGCCGCCGCGAAACAGCACGCCGTGGGGCAGCACCACGCCGCAGACGCCGTCTGCCTTGAGGCTTGCCACCATATGCTGCACGAAGGCGAGGTCGCCATAGGATTTCGGCGGGCAGCCATAGCGGTCGCGACCATAGGTATCGCCCTTCGACCAGACATCATGGCCCCAGCTTTTCAGCGAAAAGGGCGGATTGGCCAGCACCCGGTCAAAGGTGCGGATGGCCTTCACGCTGTCGCCCGCCAGATGCTTTGGCTCCAGCAGCGTATCGCCGCGCGCAACCTGCGCATCGTCGATATCATGCAGGAACAGGTTCATCTGGCAGATGGCCCAGGTGTTGAGGTTGCGCTCCTGGCCGAACAGCGACAGGCTCTTTGGATTCTTGCCTTGTCGCTCCAGATGATGCACCGCCTCCAGGAGCATGCCGCCCGAGCCGCAGGTGGGGTCATAGATCGACATGCCTTCTTCCGGCTTCAGGCACTCGACGATCAGCCGCACGACCATCTTCGGCGTGTAGAACTCGCCACCCTTCTTACCGGCATCATCGGCAAACTGGGCGATCAGATATTCATAGGCCTGGCCCAGCACATCCGGCTCGACATCTCTGTTGCGGAGCCGATAGGTCTCAAAATGCTGGAGCAGCTTTTCCAGCATGGTATCCGGAAAGCGCTCTTTGTTGTTGAAATCGACGTCCTGGAAGACGCCGCGCAGCTTCATGTTCGCGTCTTCAATGGCGCGGAAGGCGGCGTTCAGATGCGTGCCGATATCGGTCGTATGCTTGCGCACATCCTTCCAGAAATGCGCCTTGGGAATATCAAAGCGGTGCTCATCCGGATCGGCGGCTAGATCTGCGTCGTGATAGCGCGCCAGCCGTTCCTCATACTCCTCCTCCCAGACAT
This sequence is a window from Agrobacterium tumefaciens. Protein-coding genes within it:
- a CDS encoding site-specific integrase, giving the protein MATIRKLRGRWQAQVRRRGMKPRCKSFDTKLEAEKWARDLETQVDRFGAAPDTKILESTTLGQLLERYQREVSPLKRGSAQEIQRIDVLRRHDLAYRTMIGLSQQDIASLRDERLQSVSPSTTVRELAILSHVLEVAIRDWGLPIAKNVVKLVRRPVIRNERSRRLAPDEEQRLLNACDVGKIPFLRAPLVVAIETGMRRGELLGLKWTDFSHNRRVLSLALTKNGSGRDVPLSQRAFDMLLAWKEHPAVDQSMIFPMRAGTLEQAWRRLLVRAGINGLRFHDLRHEGVSRLFERGLNVIEVSSISGHREIRMLKRYTHLAADDLVARLG
- a CDS encoding recombinase family protein, with the protein product MKLVGYARVSTVEQNVGLQIAALEAAGCSEICTDHGLSGADFQRPGLLKALKKLKRGDMLIVWRLDRLGRSLVDLIQTVNGLSKRGCDFRSLTESIDTSSSGGRLVFHMMAAMAEFERAIISERTKAGMEAARARGSRIGRRRSMTPEQTEAARLAIEIDLEPVAEVAANYGVHPKTLARLLRSERVLTVCV
- a CDS encoding M48 family metallopeptidase, producing the protein MALYRIGSQEIEYTLRRSPRARKASLSVTPKSFELLVPDSATEEQISAVLDRRRAWIIETVQHMAERAKAQTRVYQFVTGAKIPYRGRMTKLTIEPFGGSLVEVSFRNGFQIRKPADLPSESSDAIIESALRLWLKRRVRDDARDFVRRHGERHRLKPRGVQIKDQKHMWGSCGQDRQINLNWHLIFAPKPVLEYAVVHEMCHLKHRNHEPEFWDLVGRVLPDWQERKAWLDKNEHMLGWEKVELSV
- a CDS encoding type I restriction endonuclease subunit R; this encodes MSHGPEWHFAERPTIEHLKAMGYGFVAPAEHAALREGENQVLFRPHLIEALMRINGIDRASTEAAYGELAAISDNETWLKVLRGDYARKVTGQETRQTLRVIDFLDPGNNQFTVTHQLRVKAENTRKPDIVVYVNGIPLVVIEAKSPLNVKDKTGEAFEQIRQYEQDIPRLFFSNVFNIVTDGALVLYGATGSGSKYFAEWRDPWPKVEGDFPDTLAKGLWCLLEPSRLLDLIAHYVVFEKTETGTIKKICRYQQFRAVNRIVDRVIEGKHRQGLIWHTQGSGKSLTMVFAALKLKTHRTIQSERLTNPNILVLTDRVDLHSQISGTFVACDLPNPTAIESIRDLHALIRSGKDGHTTLSTIFKFQGSKEAIANSENWIVMVDEAHRTQEKDLGAYLRATLPNARFFGFTGTPVKKDDKNTYENFGVPGEGYLDKYGIDDAVADGATVPIYYTGRKTDWHIDEAKIDILFDTWFAELDDDKLNEIKKRGVQIEDLVKHPRRIELIAYDIWTHFKQYAQPDGFKAQIVAIDREAVILYKQALTKVIAEDLKADGMEPAEALARADAMSACVYSVNQEDGKPSEDAHRQAIRTELKAHYLDAEAEKLAKKAFGRKGDDPQFLIVCDKLLTGFDCPIESVMYLDKPLKEHGLLQAIARTNRVSDAKKRNGLIVDYIGVSGHLEEALSSYRADDVKNAMRDLDDLRNQLRAAHSAVAALIKPLKCKASDKDRLKAEYDAFVKLLGSEDKWFDFKAKARTFIALYETLSPDPSVLEFTADLKWVANFLLYGTQHFEKRQAFDQMNYSEKIREMLEKHLEATGLNVTVKLRHITDPEFWEDFDPEAKTEEDLMTAAIRKTTELRKTVTERIDDSPHQYSKFSERLRQLLEKLESAQLSWGEKLKAAEELAKDITAEDAAHVEAGLSPGAYGILQILNGFTSGPDGENLAIRLEGLYTDPVTAPAGWWEKDGLRKSLRQQVRFMAHEAGLTQFRQIPEEVEAYALKHFVGQ
- a CDS encoding restriction endonuclease subunit S, which produces MSLSPEVIEELKSEWLSELPSSWRFARFGDVLHIKRRPIEMEDHVEYIQPVIRRGHGGIEIRERQLGACIKTKAQFLVHAGDWLMSKVQILHRAYGVVPPELNKAIASSSYYAFEIQKDLDHKFLWYLSHANAFHKSCELASVGVVIEKMVFRATDWLDFEFPLPPLHEQRRIAEILSSVDEAIAATRAVVQQTRKVKQGALERLLTKGIGHTRFKQTEIGEIPEGWEVVNLFDALREPVRNGYSPVSPPSPTGGWLLSLGSLSNDGLTGENLKPAPLDDPRMGAARLSYGDVLISRSNTPDRVGMVGIYKGQPSNCFFPDLMICLRFRESLINADFGALWLRHLQATGYFKRAAAGTSASMVKINRGLLSQIRIAVPSIGEQKTIVNKINDIQLTIAALEDQLRAAVSMRVTLMSDLLTGRKRVTDALPMAAE
- a CDS encoding type I restriction-modification system subunit M, translated to MTTLSLSQLENHLWRAADILRGSIDSGDYKHYIFGLLFFKRLSDVWEEEYEERLARYHDADLAADPDEHRFDIPKAHFWKDVRKHTTDIGTHLNAAFRAIEDANMKLRGVFQDVDFNNKERFPDTMLEKLLQHFETYRLRNRDVEPDVLGQAYEYLIAQFADDAGKKGGEFYTPKMVVRLIVECLKPEEGMSIYDPTCGSGGMLLEAVHHLERQGKNPKSLSLFGQERNLNTWAICQMNLFLHDIDDAQVARGDTLLEPKHLAGDSVKAIRTFDRVLANPPFSLKSWGHDVWSKGDTYGRDRYGCPPKSYGDLAFVQHMVASLKADGVCGVVLPHGVLFRGGAEGKIREGLIKDDLIEAVVGLAPNLFYGAGIPACILILRKRKRAARKGQILIINGAEHFVEGKAQNHLLEGNVATLANAYSDFVDAERLARVVPVSEIEANDFNLNISRYVHLSEQAAEADVATEVERLVELQADRDTAEARMMGFLRELGYVA